CCGATAAACCGGTGGAATTGGTAGAGCTGTTCACCTCGCAGGGCTGCAGCAGCTGCCCGCCCGCGGACGCCTGGCTGAGCGGCCTGCAGCGGCATCCCGGCCTGTGGCGCGACTTCGTGCCGCTGGCCTGGCATGTGGATTATTGGAACGACCTGGGTTGGCGCGACATCTTTTCGAGTCCCGCCTACAGCGCCCGGCAGCGGGCCTATCAGGCCGCCGGTTATCTGCGCACCGTGTATACCCCGGCCGTGCTCGTGGACGGACGTCCCTGGCGTGCGTGGTACACGGGGCGGGCCTTGCCGGATGCCATGTCTGCGCCGGTGGGCAGGCTGCGGCTGACGATCGAGGGCGAGCGGGTGATGCTTGGATTCGAGCCGATGCACCCGGCACCGGCGCAAACCTACCGTGTCCATCTGGCCGTGCTGGGCATGGGCTATGCGACACCCGTCGGGCGCGGCGAGAATAGCGGCCGTACCCTGCACGAGGACTTTGTCGTACTCGCCCACCATGTATCGGATTCCCGGCGCGCCGATGCGGGGTTGCATTGGCGTATGGCGCTGCCGCGGGTGTCGGCCGCGCAGCGTTTGGCCGTCGCGGCGTGGGTGGTCGGCGGGTCGGACCCCATGCCGCTGCAGGCGGTGGGCGGCTGGCTGCACTGATGTCGCCCCGTCGGGACGGCGGATAAAACAGGGCGCACCGGGCAACCGGTGCGCCCGTTCGCTTGCTTGGCTTAATGGACCGGCGTCAGGCGTTTGCGTTGGCCTGTGCGGGCATGACATCCGCGTCGAGCGCCGCACCTACCGCGGCCAGCACGGCCTGGAAGGCCTGGCGATGGCGTTGGCCTCGGTGCCGCCGGACAGGGCGTGTTCGTCGAACTGTTCGATGACGACGTTCACGCCGCGGCTGCGCGCCAGCGCATCGACCAGGGCCTCGACGGCGCCGTGTCCTTCGCCGCGCAGGCGCAGCGTGTTCCCCTGGACGCCGACCTGTACTGTGGCCGTCACCCGCTCACTGGCGCGGTTGATGTCGTAGTTCTGCATCTCCCAGCCGGGACGCACGGTGCAGTAGTACT
This genomic interval from Gammaproteobacteria bacterium contains the following:
- a CDS encoding DUF1223 domain-containing protein — its product is MRLRFVLGLMLVSVCAAPVVQAADVELVSSDKPVELVELFTSQGCSSCPPADAWLSGLQRHPGLWRDFVPLAWHVDYWNDLGWRDIFSSPAYSARQRAYQAAGYLRTVYTPAVLVDGRPWRAWYTGRALPDAMSAPVGRLRLTIEGERVMLGFEPMHPAPAQTYRVHLAVLGMGYATPVGRGENSGRTLHEDFVVLAHHVSDSRRADAGLHWRMALPRVSAAQRLAVAAWVVGGSDPMPLQAVGGWLH